The DNA sequence GTTTATTAGAAAGGTTATAAATGAACACAATCTCTATCAAAAAAAACAGCCAAGCATGGAAGAAAAATTAAATTTCGTCGGACAGCAAATTGGCAATTACAAATTAATTAAAGAAATTGCCAGCGGCGGAATGGGAATCGTTATTTTTGCTGAAAGATGTGGTGGAATTTTTGAACAAGAGTTGTATAATAAAATATCTCACACATTAAAATATTTATTGCAAGGATTATAATTTTCAATTATATTCATATACGTAAACGTATAGGTTATAGTAAAATAAACGTAAAGGTATAATGAATAATATATTTCTAAGAGAAGACTTTCTTAAAGAAGTCGCAATATCAGAAAAAATCCTTCATGAGTTTGAAACCAATAATTTATTAAAACCAGCAGGAATTACAGAAGATAAAACAGTTTTCTATACAAAAGGTTCTGTTGAACAAGCATTAATGCTTAAATCATTATTGGATATGGGCTATGCTATTCCGGAATTGCAAAAAATTGTTAAAAAAATTGGGCTCCCCAACAACTCTAAAATTCTGCATGATGAAAAAAACATAGAAAAGTTTATAACTATTAGTGGTCTTGCAGATCAAGCCGGCGTTAGTCCAAGAACAATTAAACACTGGGAAGAAAAAGGAATTATTGAATCAGAAATGAGAAGTTCGGGTGGATTTAGACTTTACTCGCAAACTTATGTTTACATGTGCAAACTTATAAAAGATCTTCAGTTGTTTAATTATTCACTCGAAGAAATTAAAACAATATCCGATTATTTTAGAGATTTTTTACTAATTAGCAACGACTTGAATCATTACCAGCAATTAGAAACAAAAGAGCGGCTTGATGCAATGAGCAGCGCTATTGTACAGCTTTTCTCAAAAATGAATTTACTTAAAGAAGGAATTGCACGATGGGAAAATCTTCTTAAAACAAAGCAAAAAGAAATACAGACAATTAAAAATAAAAATTCTAAAAGAAAAAATTTAACCGCAAATGAAAAGGATGAATAGTTGGATTACTTTGATCAAAATATATATTTGAAAAATCATTTTGATATCAATAATCCCAAAATTGATTTAAGTGTTTTTAACGCAGTAATTTACAACCATCCGTTTTATTCAAAAGGAATTGATGAATTTAAAATAGATTTTCCAAATAATTATTATGTATCGGAATTTGAAAACTCAATTTTTTCAAATACAGACGACGTAACAATTGAAGAAAATAATAAATTTAATTACATCATTGTAAAAAGTGATTCTCTAAAAAGAGCAAAAGATGTGATTTTTTTATTTCATGGATTAAACGAAAGAATATGGGATAAGTATCTTCCTTGGGCAATTAAATTAAACAAATTAACCGGAAAAGCAATTATACTTTTTCCAATTGCATTTCATATGAACAGGGCTCCGGAAACATGGAGCAATCCGCGCTTAATGAAAAAAATGTCGGAATACAGAATTAATATGTACAATGG is a window from the Ignavibacteriota bacterium genome containing:
- a CDS encoding MerR family transcriptional regulator, producing the protein MNNIFLREDFLKEVAISEKILHEFETNNLLKPAGITEDKTVFYTKGSVEQALMLKSLLDMGYAIPELQKIVKKIGLPNNSKILHDEKNIEKFITISGLADQAGVSPRTIKHWEEKGIIESEMRSSGGFRLYSQTYVYMCKLIKDLQLFNYSLEEIKTISDYFRDFLLISNDLNHYQQLETKERLDAMSSAIVQLFSKMNLLKEGIARWENLLKTKQKEIQTIKNKNSKRKNLTANEKDE